From the genome of Halorussus caseinilyticus, one region includes:
- a CDS encoding cyclic nucleotide-binding/CBS domain-containing protein: MEGEVTVRDVMSREYVGVSESDTVLGAVRLMREEGVGCAIVLRGSDPVGIVTESDVLALVADEGVPAETEVSSVMSEPVVSVNADRELSDAAGTMSREDIRRLLVTNDGELLGVLSERDVISASASLSGVPSLREEPLGGEPMGSESMGNERLASESAETIADDGGDRYDYSDRSICETCGTLSRELTNVNGQLICADCRDV; encoded by the coding sequence ATGGAAGGCGAAGTGACTGTCCGGGACGTGATGTCTCGGGAGTACGTCGGCGTCAGCGAATCTGATACGGTTCTGGGAGCGGTCAGACTCATGCGCGAAGAGGGAGTGGGGTGTGCTATCGTCCTTCGAGGGAGCGACCCGGTGGGTATCGTCACCGAGTCGGACGTTCTCGCACTGGTCGCCGACGAGGGCGTCCCGGCCGAAACCGAGGTGTCGTCGGTGATGTCCGAACCGGTCGTCTCGGTGAACGCCGACCGCGAGTTGTCCGACGCCGCGGGCACGATGTCCCGCGAGGACATTCGTCGTCTGCTCGTGACGAACGACGGCGAACTCCTTGGCGTCCTCTCGGAACGCGACGTGATTTCGGCGTCGGCGTCGCTGTCCGGCGTCCCCTCGCTCCGGGAGGAACCACTCGGCGGCGAACCGATGGGTAGCGAATCGATGGGCAACGAGCGATTGGCGAGCGAATCCGCCGAGACCATCGCAGACGACGGCGGGGACCGCTACGACTACTCCGACCGGAGCATCTGCGAGACCTGCGGCACCCTGAGCAGGGAACTCACCAACGTCAACGGCCAACTCATCTGCGCCGACTGCCGGGACGTGTAA
- a CDS encoding UPF0058 family protein has translation MKKQELIHLHGLLAEVGNYFEEENSTEVDLSEYDSLGVRPTSIHKSKTDHKAAVFAMAKAITSEMHEAEADEKVAAKAD, from the coding sequence ATGAAGAAGCAGGAACTCATCCACCTTCACGGCCTTCTCGCCGAGGTCGGGAACTACTTCGAGGAAGAGAACAGCACCGAAGTCGACCTTTCCGAGTACGATTCGCTCGGCGTACGACCAACTTCTATTCACAAGTCGAAGACAGACCACAAAGCGGCAGTCTTCGCTATGGCGAAAGCAATAACCTCCGAAATGCACGAAGCCGAGGCGGACGAGAAAGTCGCCGCCAAGGCCGACTGA
- a CDS encoding acylphosphatase, with protein sequence MPEDSQNDERTRAHVFVSGRVQGVYYRANTRDTAREKGIDGWVQNLADGRVEAVFEGPDDDVESMVEWCHTGSPAADVDDVTVEYGDPEGEDGFRIRR encoded by the coding sequence ATGCCTGAGGACTCCCAGAACGACGAGCGAACCCGAGCGCACGTCTTCGTCTCCGGGCGGGTACAGGGCGTCTACTACCGAGCGAACACCCGCGACACCGCCCGAGAGAAGGGCATCGACGGGTGGGTTCAGAACCTCGCGGACGGCCGGGTCGAAGCGGTTTTCGAGGGACCGGACGACGACGTGGAGTCGATGGTCGAGTGGTGTCACACCGGCAGTCCGGCCGCCGACGTGGACGACGTGACAGTCGAGTACGGCGACCCCGAAGGCGAAGACGGCTTCCGGATTCGACGATAG
- the moaC gene encoding cyclic pyranopterin monophosphate synthase MoaC codes for MSEDGETAGDETDLTHTDAEGEVQMVDVGDKPDTARRAVAAGEINLRPETVEAIRDDEVSKGDVLATARVGAVQAVKHTWETIPMCHQIPITNVETDFELFADRVTLEVAVETTGKTGCEMEALEGVTTGLNVVWDMVKAAEKSAENADDQYPETSIDRVRVVEKTKREL; via the coding sequence ATGAGTGAAGACGGCGAGACCGCCGGAGACGAGACCGACCTCACCCACACCGACGCCGAGGGCGAGGTCCAGATGGTGGACGTGGGCGACAAGCCCGACACGGCCCGCCGAGCGGTCGCCGCGGGCGAAATCAACCTCCGACCCGAGACGGTCGAAGCCATCCGCGACGACGAGGTGAGCAAGGGCGACGTGCTGGCCACCGCCCGCGTCGGCGCGGTGCAGGCGGTCAAGCACACGTGGGAGACCATCCCGATGTGCCACCAGATTCCCATCACGAACGTCGAGACCGACTTCGAGTTGTTCGCCGACCGCGTGACCCTCGAAGTCGCCGTCGAGACGACGGGCAAGACCGGTTGCGAGATGGAGGCGCTGGAGGGCGTGACGACCGGTCTGAACGTGGTGTGGGACATGGTGAAAGCCGCGGAGAAGAGCGCGGAGAACGCCGACGACCAGTATCCCGAAACGTCAATCGACCGTGTGCGGGTGGTCGAGAAGACCAAGCGCGAGTTGTAG
- a CDS encoding DNA-3-methyladenine glycosylase family protein — translation MDSGSIPVGDLSGGLDLQATLESGQTFLWRREDGRAYETADATGGSAWYYTVVGWNDDADPEVVRARQRDGMVEWEATTDADSLLADRLRLDDDLPAIFDRIPDDPLLADARDAYRGLRIVDDPFFPCLVSFICSAQMRVGRIHGMQTALAREFGETVRFDGETYHGFPTPDRLARATEDELRELGLGYRAPYVRRSAELVASGEATSEDVRGLDYADAREAMQTFVGVGDKVADCVLLFSLGYLEAVPLDTWIQTAIADYYPDCEKGSYAETSDAIRAAFGGEFAGYAQTYVFHYLRNRG, via the coding sequence ATGGACTCGGGTTCGATACCTGTCGGCGACCTCTCGGGTGGTCTCGACTTGCAGGCGACGTTGGAGAGCGGCCAGACGTTCCTCTGGCGGCGCGAGGACGGACGCGCCTACGAGACTGCCGACGCGACCGGCGGGTCGGCGTGGTACTACACCGTCGTCGGCTGGAACGACGACGCCGACCCGGAAGTCGTCCGGGCGCGACAGCGAGACGGGATGGTCGAGTGGGAGGCGACGACCGACGCCGACTCGCTTCTGGCGGACCGACTCCGACTCGACGACGACCTGCCCGCCATCTTCGACCGCATCCCCGACGACCCCCTGCTCGCGGACGCCCGCGACGCCTACCGGGGCCTCCGAATCGTGGACGACCCCTTCTTCCCGTGTCTCGTGTCGTTCATCTGTTCGGCCCAGATGCGGGTCGGGCGCATCCACGGGATGCAGACCGCCCTCGCCCGCGAGTTCGGCGAGACGGTGCGTTTCGACGGCGAGACCTACCACGGGTTTCCGACGCCCGACCGCCTCGCGCGTGCCACCGAGGACGAACTCCGGGAGTTAGGCTTGGGCTACCGCGCTCCCTACGTCCGGCGGTCGGCGGAACTGGTCGCCTCCGGCGAGGCCACCTCCGAGGACGTTCGTGGTCTCGACTACGCGGACGCCCGCGAAGCGATGCAGACGTTCGTCGGCGTCGGCGACAAGGTGGCCGACTGCGTGTTGTTGTTCTCGCTGGGCTATCTGGAGGCGGTTCCGCTGGACACGTGGATTCAGACCGCCATCGCCGACTACTACCCCGACTGCGAGAAGGGGTCGTACGCCGAGACTTCCGACGCGATTCGCGCGGCGTTCGGCGGCGAGTTCGCGGGGTACGCCCAGACCTACGTGTTCCACTACCTCCGAAACCGAGGGTAA
- a CDS encoding DUF555 domain-containing protein, with translation MNCRVVVEAAVPVYDVETPDEAVRIAISKTGELLNPDLNYVEINMGGRSCPHCGEELEPAFIAADESLVALELEMSVFNVEREEHASRIARKEIGQRLENIPLTVLEVEVIEEDDDESEETDAEETDSEEAEVESTGQSDSDDEVLPEFEDLIE, from the coding sequence ATGAACTGCAGAGTTGTCGTGGAAGCCGCAGTCCCGGTCTACGACGTGGAGACACCGGACGAGGCAGTCCGCATCGCAATCTCCAAGACCGGAGAGTTGCTCAACCCCGACCTCAACTACGTCGAAATCAACATGGGGGGTCGTTCCTGCCCTCACTGCGGGGAGGAACTCGAACCGGCGTTCATCGCGGCCGACGAGAGCCTCGTCGCTCTCGAACTGGAGATGTCGGTGTTCAACGTCGAACGCGAGGAACACGCCTCGCGCATCGCGCGCAAGGAAATCGGCCAGCGCCTCGAAAACATCCCCCTCACCGTCCTCGAAGTCGAAGTCATCGAGGAGGACGACGACGAGTCCGAGGAGACCGACGCCGAGGAAACCGATTCCGAAGAGGCCGAAGTCGAATCTACGGGTCAGAGCGACAGCGACGATGAAGTCCTCCCCGAGTTCGAGGACCTCATCGAGTGA
- a CDS encoding translation initiation factor IF-2 subunit beta — protein sequence MKGYDDHLERAMDETPEIDGDGDRFEVPDAEVRQEGNATVYENFQDTLDRLGRDEDHVLKFLQDELGTSAHIDESGRARLTGEFSERRIDDAIDDYTEAFVLCPECGLPDTKLEREQSALLLRCEACGARSATSN from the coding sequence ATGAAGGGCTACGACGACCATCTCGAACGGGCGATGGACGAAACGCCCGAAATCGACGGTGACGGCGACCGCTTCGAGGTTCCCGACGCCGAAGTGCGCCAAGAGGGGAACGCCACCGTCTACGAGAACTTTCAGGACACGCTCGACAGACTCGGCCGCGATGAGGACCACGTTCTGAAGTTCCTACAGGACGAGTTGGGGACCAGCGCACACATAGACGAGAGCGGACGCGCGCGTCTGACCGGCGAGTTCAGCGAGCGCCGAATCGACGACGCTATCGACGACTACACCGAGGCGTTCGTCCTCTGTCCGGAGTGTGGCTTGCCGGACACGAAACTCGAACGAGAACAGAGCGCGCTGTTGTTGCGGTGCGAAGCGTGTGGCGCACGCTCCGCGACCAGCAACTGA
- the grxC gene encoding glutaredoxin 3, which produces MAEHPHVEIYCKENCPYCEKAKDLFDSKGVEYETYNVTGDEELFEEMVERANGRKTAPEVFIDDELIGGYDDTKALDESGELDEKLGIATADGGSAGPQGQRNGGGVTAEVEHRKLIISGSGIAGLTAAIYAARSNNDPLVLEGDEPGGQLTLTTDVENYPGFPEGISGPDLINNMKEQATRFGAEVKNGVIADVDDSSRPYRVELSNGDVYTADAFIAASGASARTLGIPGEDDLMGYGVSTCATCDGAFFRDEEMLVVGGGDAAMEEANFLTKFASKVYLVHRREEFRAEDYWIDRTEQKVEEGEIEIIENAEVTEIHGSVEEGVDYAQLVRHPEGHPTDKLDDPETEEFEMDVGAVFLAIGHTPNTEYLEDTAVEMDEAGYIKTEGGKGGGQTKTGVPGIFGAGDVVDYHYQQAVTAAGMGCKAALDADDYLETAEVEAEEGATEAAASDD; this is translated from the coding sequence ATGGCCGAACACCCGCACGTCGAGATTTACTGCAAGGAGAACTGCCCCTACTGCGAGAAGGCCAAGGACCTCTTCGACTCGAAGGGCGTCGAGTACGAGACCTACAACGTCACCGGTGACGAGGAGCTATTCGAAGAGATGGTAGAGCGCGCGAACGGCCGGAAGACCGCCCCGGAGGTGTTTATCGACGACGAACTCATCGGCGGGTACGACGACACGAAGGCGCTGGACGAGTCCGGCGAGTTGGACGAGAAGTTGGGCATCGCCACCGCCGATGGGGGGAGCGCTGGGCCGCAGGGCCAGCGAAACGGAGGCGGTGTAACCGCCGAAGTCGAACACCGCAAACTCATCATCTCGGGGAGCGGCATCGCGGGCCTGACCGCGGCCATCTACGCCGCGCGGTCGAACAACGACCCCCTCGTACTGGAGGGCGACGAACCGGGCGGTCAGTTGACTCTGACGACCGACGTGGAGAACTACCCCGGATTCCCCGAGGGTATCAGCGGTCCGGACCTCATCAACAACATGAAAGAGCAGGCCACGCGCTTCGGCGCGGAGGTCAAAAACGGCGTCATCGCGGACGTTGACGACTCCTCGCGGCCCTACCGCGTCGAACTCTCGAACGGCGACGTGTACACCGCCGACGCGTTCATCGCCGCCTCGGGCGCGAGCGCACGGACCCTCGGCATCCCCGGCGAAGACGACCTGATGGGCTACGGCGTCTCGACGTGCGCGACCTGTGACGGCGCGTTCTTCCGCGACGAGGAGATGCTGGTAGTCGGCGGCGGAGACGCCGCGATGGAGGAGGCCAACTTCCTCACCAAGTTCGCCTCGAAGGTGTATCTGGTCCACCGCCGCGAGGAGTTCCGCGCCGAGGACTACTGGATAGACCGCACCGAACAGAAGGTCGAGGAGGGCGAAATCGAGATTATCGAGAACGCAGAGGTCACCGAGATTCACGGGTCGGTCGAGGAGGGCGTCGATTACGCGCAACTGGTCCGCCACCCCGAGGGCCACCCGACCGACAAACTCGACGACCCTGAAACCGAGGAGTTCGAGATGGACGTGGGTGCTGTCTTCCTCGCCATCGGCCACACCCCCAACACCGAGTACCTCGAAGACACGGCGGTCGAGATGGACGAAGCGGGCTACATCAAGACCGAGGGCGGCAAGGGCGGCGGCCAGACGAAGACCGGCGTGCCGGGCATCTTCGGCGCGGGCGACGTGGTGGACTACCACTACCAGCAGGCCGTGACCGCCGCGGGCATGGGATGTAAGGCGGCGCTCGACGCCGACGACTACCTCGAAACCGCGGAAGTCGAGGCCGAAGAGGGTGCGACCGAGGCGGCGGCGAGCGACGACTGA
- a CDS encoding DUF357 domain-containing protein: MPADLEEKTDRYEGLLAEAVAAAEIAPPEDTPMGEAAAECLEMATSYLEDGRHFREEDDLVNALASFSYGHAWLDAGARVGLFDVPREGHLFTV; encoded by the coding sequence ATGCCCGCCGACCTCGAAGAGAAGACCGACCGCTACGAAGGTCTGCTCGCCGAAGCCGTAGCCGCCGCCGAAATCGCGCCGCCCGAGGACACCCCGATGGGTGAGGCCGCGGCGGAGTGTCTGGAGATGGCGACCTCCTACCTCGAAGACGGCCGTCACTTCCGGGAGGAAGACGACTTGGTGAACGCGCTGGCGTCGTTCTCGTACGGCCACGCTTGGTTGGACGCGGGCGCGCGCGTTGGTCTGTTCGACGTGCCCCGTGAGGGCCACCTGTTCACGGTGTAG
- a CDS encoding branched-chain amino acid ABC transporter permease — protein sequence MTGLVTGSIVALGAIGLALVYNIAEVPNFAHGELLMLGAYMALFVNKPDTVPVFEELVTASRTLDAVGMAVLFALATGSVLAAVYLLGGMRALKGSWWPGDPSPAVALGVHSLAAGVLGAVVVVGFPSIWAGLLLSALMLAWIAPFLEKVVFQKFRAKDASLATMLIVTLGLSFVLRFGTQAFYGGQVRTYVVPQVGSVFGYDVGLSAAKFFDFYVTGSGLTMHVIDTGPNPDQAMFTAAYSWLALLGLVVLTLGAALAAYRWRSGGAEGYGTSYTVGPKLSAAVAGIVTFVALLFLLAGGGSIPQSSSFSTRVRLSVMRASVIFIAVGMMASLHFLLQETKLGKAMRASSDNIDLAKITGINTDRVMMATWIIAGAFAAVGGVMLGVLFSQLTVNMGFFLLLPMFAGVILGGLQSVYGAILGSYIVGLSMDVGIYAIPNVGSTYRIPIAFAILFVVLLVKPEGITGGS from the coding sequence GTGACCGGCTTAGTTACCGGCAGTATCGTCGCACTCGGCGCTATCGGACTGGCGCTGGTGTACAATATCGCAGAGGTACCGAACTTCGCGCACGGGGAACTCCTCATGCTCGGGGCGTACATGGCGCTATTCGTCAACAAACCCGACACCGTTCCGGTGTTCGAGGAACTCGTGACGGCCTCCCGGACGCTCGACGCGGTGGGGATGGCCGTCCTATTCGCACTCGCCACTGGGTCCGTACTAGCCGCGGTGTACCTGCTCGGCGGCATGCGGGCGCTGAAGGGGTCGTGGTGGCCGGGCGACCCGAGTCCGGCGGTGGCGCTCGGGGTCCACTCCCTCGCCGCCGGTGTCCTCGGTGCCGTCGTCGTGGTCGGGTTCCCCTCGATATGGGCCGGACTGCTCCTGTCGGCGCTGATGCTCGCGTGGATTGCACCGTTCCTCGAAAAAGTCGTCTTCCAGAAGTTCCGCGCGAAAGACGCGTCGCTGGCGACGATGCTCATCGTCACGCTGGGTCTCTCGTTCGTCCTCCGGTTCGGGACCCAAGCGTTCTACGGCGGACAGGTCCGGACCTACGTCGTGCCGCAGGTCGGTAGCGTCTTCGGCTACGACGTGGGACTGTCGGCCGCGAAGTTCTTCGACTTCTACGTCACCGGGAGCGGTCTCACGATGCACGTCATCGACACGGGACCGAACCCCGACCAAGCGATGTTCACCGCGGCCTACTCGTGGCTGGCGCTCCTCGGACTGGTCGTCCTGACCCTCGGGGCGGCGCTCGCGGCCTATCGCTGGCGAAGCGGCGGCGCGGAGGGCTACGGCACCAGCTACACCGTCGGCCCGAAACTCAGCGCGGCCGTCGCGGGTATCGTGACGTTCGTCGCGTTGCTGTTCCTGCTGGCTGGCGGCGGGTCGATTCCGCAGTCGTCGTCGTTCTCGACGCGGGTCCGCCTCTCGGTGATGCGCGCATCGGTCATCTTCATCGCCGTCGGGATGATGGCGTCGTTGCACTTCCTGCTACAGGAGACCAAACTCGGCAAGGCGATGCGGGCGTCCAGCGACAACATCGACCTCGCCAAGATTACCGGCATCAACACCGACCGCGTGATGATGGCGACGTGGATTATCGCCGGGGCGTTCGCCGCGGTCGGCGGCGTGATGCTCGGCGTCCTGTTCAGTCAACTGACGGTCAACATGGGGTTCTTCCTCCTGCTCCCGATGTTCGCGGGCGTCATCCTCGGCGGACTTCAGTCGGTGTACGGCGCGATTCTCGGGAGCTACATCGTGGGTCTCTCGATGGACGTTGGCATCTACGCGATTCCCAACGTCGGTTCGACCTACCGCATCCCCATCGCGTTCGCCATCCTGTTCGTCGTCCTGCTGGTCAAACCGGAAGGCATCACGGGAGGGAGCTAA
- a CDS encoding NAD(P)H-hydrate epimerase, whose amino-acid sequence MISANRMAQVDANAAALGVPQKQLMESSGNAVARAVREAADPGARVAVVAGRGNNGGDAFVAVRFLDDYEVSVHLLGRSETISTDIARRNWDALRQGEYEVEEVGDSRSFELPDCDVIVDAMLGTGVTGALREPEATAAERINDADATVVSVDVPSGVNADTGETEGTAVEADRVVTFHDLKPGLDSLDAAVTVADIGIPAAAERLVGPGDLLPVRRGAKPEDSRAYVVGGGPYTGAPALAAQSALRTGADLSFVAAPETVAPQIQSYAEDLIVQSYDGDRLAPEQVPNLVDTAESYDDVVVLGPGLGNADETLEAAKRFLAEFSGRAVVDADALPVVPDVDTDATLVCTPNRKELAKMGGPEVESADALRDHADEIEDFAADLGHVVVAKARDDIVTDGERTRVSTAGTSGMSVGGTGDTLAGAVAGLLGAHDPFQSACMATYANGRAAELLDEDRHDGLLASDLLDALPRALWGDDDE is encoded by the coding sequence ATGATTTCGGCAAACAGGATGGCGCAGGTAGACGCCAACGCCGCCGCTCTCGGCGTCCCACAGAAGCAGTTGATGGAGTCGAGCGGCAACGCCGTCGCCCGCGCGGTCCGCGAGGCGGCCGACCCCGGCGCGCGCGTGGCCGTCGTCGCTGGCCGCGGAAACAACGGCGGGGACGCCTTCGTCGCGGTCCGGTTCTTGGACGACTACGAGGTTTCGGTCCACCTGCTCGGACGGTCCGAGACCATCTCGACCGACATCGCCCGACGGAACTGGGACGCACTCCGGCAGGGCGAGTACGAAGTCGAGGAAGTCGGCGACTCCCGTAGCTTCGAGTTGCCCGACTGCGACGTAATCGTGGACGCGATGCTCGGAACCGGCGTCACGGGCGCGCTCCGCGAACCCGAGGCCACCGCCGCCGAGCGAATCAACGACGCCGACGCCACCGTAGTCTCGGTGGACGTGCCCTCGGGCGTGAACGCGGACACGGGGGAGACCGAAGGTACCGCGGTCGAGGCCGACCGCGTGGTCACGTTCCACGACCTGAAACCCGGTCTCGACTCGCTGGACGCCGCGGTGACAGTCGCGGACATCGGCATCCCCGCGGCCGCCGAGCGACTCGTCGGGCCGGGCGACCTGCTCCCGGTCCGGCGCGGCGCGAAACCCGAGGATAGCCGGGCCTACGTCGTCGGCGGCGGCCCCTACACGGGTGCCCCGGCGCTCGCGGCCCAGTCCGCGCTCCGGACCGGCGCGGACCTCTCGTTCGTCGCCGCGCCCGAGACCGTCGCGCCCCAGATTCAGAGCTACGCCGAGGACCTCATCGTCCAGTCCTACGACGGCGACCGACTCGCGCCCGAACAGGTCCCGAACCTCGTGGACACCGCCGAGAGCTACGACGACGTGGTGGTCCTCGGGCCGGGTCTCGGCAACGCCGACGAGACCCTCGAAGCCGCGAAACGGTTCCTCGCGGAGTTCTCGGGCCGGGCGGTCGTGGACGCCGACGCCCTCCCGGTCGTCCCCGACGTTGATACCGACGCGACCCTCGTCTGCACCCCGAACCGGAAGGAACTGGCGAAGATGGGCGGTCCCGAAGTCGAGAGCGCCGACGCCCTGCGCGACCACGCCGACGAAATCGAGGACTTCGCCGCGGACCTCGGCCACGTCGTGGTCGCAAAGGCCAGAGACGACATCGTGACCGACGGCGAGCGCACTCGCGTCTCGACGGCGGGCACGTCGGGCATGAGCGTCGGCGGCACGGGCGACACGCTCGCGGGCGCGGTCGCGGGCTTGCTCGGCGCGCACGACCCCTTCCAGTCGGCGTGCATGGCGACCTACGCCAACGGACGGGCGGCCGAACTGCTGGACGAGGACCGCCACGACGGTCTGCTGGCCTCGGACTTACTCGACGCCCTCCCCCGCGCCCTGTGGGGTGACGACGATGAGTGA
- a CDS encoding putative manganese transporter: MASSIEIFVASVRDGYVQVSAFVAVTVLLFGLVQYRTGGALVERLGENERAQPLVGAAMGLTPGCGGAIVMMPLYVRGTVSFGTVVATLIATAGDSAFVILALAPKAAVYAYGLAFGVAIVSGYVIDRFGVGVGRVDAAVRKIDRTATDGGAAATPSKAATGPHDYDDGSCATHDHSPAKESPVLTPVSHAAHALWWVAAVAALGLGITYLLAGAPEVPLEVGTSFAGLFTVVGITGTTLSFFLYFVGRRYLGDGQVGRARESFSGTYDTLVHAAMETSFVTVWVLAAYLLYEYGVLALGVDVGALAAAAGLLAPVAGALVGLIPGCGPQIVLAGVYAEGAIPFSALTANAISQDGDALFPLLAVDKTAAVVASIYTTIPALLVGIALHLLFGPMFGFGLLG, translated from the coding sequence ATGGCGAGTAGTATCGAGATATTCGTGGCGTCGGTCCGCGACGGCTACGTCCAAGTCAGTGCGTTCGTCGCGGTCACGGTCCTGTTGTTCGGTCTCGTCCAGTACCGGACCGGCGGCGCGCTGGTCGAACGACTCGGCGAGAACGAGCGCGCACAACCGCTCGTCGGCGCGGCGATGGGACTGACGCCCGGATGCGGCGGGGCCATCGTGATGATGCCCCTCTACGTCCGCGGGACGGTCAGTTTCGGCACCGTCGTCGCCACGCTCATCGCTACTGCGGGCGACTCCGCGTTCGTCATTCTGGCGCTCGCGCCGAAGGCGGCCGTCTACGCCTACGGACTCGCGTTCGGGGTCGCCATCGTCTCGGGGTACGTCATCGACCGCTTCGGGGTCGGCGTCGGCCGCGTGGACGCCGCGGTCCGGAAAATCGACCGGACCGCGACCGACGGCGGCGCGGCCGCGACCCCTTCGAAGGCCGCTACCGGACCCCACGACTACGACGACGGGAGTTGCGCGACTCACGACCACTCGCCCGCGAAGGAGTCGCCGGTGCTGACGCCGGTGTCCCACGCCGCCCACGCCCTCTGGTGGGTCGCCGCCGTCGCCGCCCTCGGACTCGGGATTACGTACCTCCTCGCGGGCGCTCCCGAGGTGCCCCTCGAAGTCGGGACTTCGTTCGCGGGCCTGTTCACCGTGGTCGGTATCACCGGGACCACGCTGTCGTTCTTCCTCTACTTCGTCGGCCGCCGGTACCTCGGCGACGGGCAGGTCGGGCGCGCCCGAGAGTCGTTCTCGGGGACCTACGATACGCTCGTCCACGCCGCGATGGAGACGAGTTTCGTCACGGTGTGGGTTCTGGCGGCCTACCTGCTCTACGAGTACGGCGTCCTCGCGCTCGGGGTGGACGTGGGCGCGCTCGCGGCGGCCGCGGGCCTGCTCGCACCCGTCGCGGGCGCGCTCGTGGGGCTGATTCCGGGGTGCGGCCCGCAAATCGTCCTCGCGGGGGTGTACGCCGAGGGCGCGATTCCCTTCTCGGCGCTGACGGCCAACGCCATCAGTCAGGACGGCGACGCGCTGTTTCCCCTGCTGGCGGTAGACAAGACGGCGGCCGTCGTCGCCTCCATCTACACCACGATTCCGGCCCTGCTCGTCGGCATCGCGCTCCACCTGCTGTTCGGTCCGATGTTCGGGTTCGGGTTGCTTGGATAG